The Aerosakkonema funiforme FACHB-1375 genome includes a window with the following:
- a CDS encoding GNAT family N-acetyltransferase, protein MQIQNIFSDLPVLETDRLLLRKLNWEDTNDMFEYASDPEVSQWTTWSVHESIADTKTFLNAVINEYANHEVSPWGIQHKADGKIIGTCGFVDWIYNDDRAEVGYALSRKYWGKGYMTEAVRAVIDFGFRTMELNRIEARCKIENIASARVMEKVGMQFEGILREHLFAKGSYHDLKIYAILWKEWD, encoded by the coding sequence GTGCAAATTCAAAACATCTTTAGCGATTTACCCGTTCTAGAAACCGATCGACTCCTACTGCGGAAACTCAACTGGGAGGATACAAATGATATGTTCGAGTACGCCTCCGACCCGGAAGTTTCCCAGTGGACTACCTGGTCAGTGCATGAGTCGATCGCAGATACTAAAACCTTCCTCAATGCCGTCATCAATGAATATGCAAATCATGAAGTTTCGCCTTGGGGAATTCAACACAAAGCAGACGGCAAGATAATTGGAACCTGCGGATTTGTTGATTGGATTTATAACGACGATCGCGCCGAAGTTGGCTACGCACTCTCCAGAAAATATTGGGGAAAAGGATATATGACAGAAGCGGTTCGTGCTGTCATTGACTTTGGTTTTCGCACAATGGAGCTAAATCGAATTGAAGCCAGATGCAAGATTGAAAATATTGCTTCCGCACGAGTTATGGAAAAAGTTGGTATGCAGTTTGAAGGCATCCTGCGGGAACACCTATTTGCCAAAGGCAGCTATCACGACCTTAAAATCTACGCAATTTTGTGGAAAGAGTGGGATTAA
- a CDS encoding fasciclin domain-containing protein, with the protein MKAQYMQKWNKKLAGFMAVVGVSALIYLPTMAQAGSRNNETSQNRPTTSQPTQEGTSASGEMASESDTIVAIASANDNFKTLTKALQAAELTETLSGNGPFTVFAPTDAAFAALPQETLQKLLLPENKALLTKILTYHVVPGKVLSSDLKTGEVKTVEGSPVRVRVDARKKQVMVNNAKVTQADIQASNGVIHVIDKIILPPELQSRLR; encoded by the coding sequence ATGAAAGCGCAATATATGCAAAAGTGGAACAAGAAGCTGGCTGGCTTTATGGCGGTGGTAGGAGTGAGCGCCCTGATTTATCTGCCAACGATGGCGCAAGCAGGGTCGAGAAATAACGAAACTAGCCAAAATCGGCCTACTACCAGTCAGCCAACCCAAGAAGGTACGTCTGCATCTGGGGAAATGGCCTCTGAGAGCGATACCATAGTAGCGATCGCTTCTGCCAACGATAACTTCAAGACATTGACCAAAGCTTTGCAAGCGGCAGAACTGACGGAAACTCTGTCTGGAAACGGCCCATTCACCGTCTTTGCACCTACGGATGCCGCATTTGCAGCTTTGCCTCAAGAAACGTTACAAAAGTTGTTGCTGCCAGAAAACAAAGCTCTACTGACCAAAATTTTGACTTACCATGTCGTTCCCGGTAAAGTTCTCTCCAGCGACCTGAAAACGGGAGAAGTGAAAACCGTGGAAGGCAGTCCTGTCAGAGTGCGGGTGGATGCTCGCAAAAAGCAAGTGATGGTGAATAATGCCAAAGTTACTCAGGCTGATATCCAAGCCAGCAACGGTGTTATCCACGTAATTGACAAAATCATTCTGCCTCCGGAATTGCAATCTAGACTTCGTTAA